The following coding sequences are from one Rutidosis leptorrhynchoides isolate AG116_Rl617_1_P2 chromosome 11, CSIRO_AGI_Rlap_v1, whole genome shotgun sequence window:
- the LOC139877044 gene encoding bet1-like SNARE 1-1 gives MNTRRDVRGSRSALFDDIEDGGIRATSSYSSHEIDEHENERSLDGLQDRVLMLKRLTGDIHEEVEGHNRMLDRMGNDMDSSRGILSGTMDKFKTVFETKSSRRMFTLVASFVVGFLVIYYLTR, from the exons ATGAATACACGAAG GGACGTTCGTGGAAGCAGATCTGCTCTTTTTGACGATATTGAAGATGGTGGTATTAGGGCCACATCTTCTTATTCCTCCCATGAAATTGACGAACATGAAAATGAGAGATCCTTGGATGGGCTTCAAGATAGAGTTCTTATGTTGAAAAGA TTGACAGGTGATATACATGAAGAAGTGGAGGGTCATAATCGTATGTTGGATAGAATG GGTAATGACATGGATTCTTCAAGAGGTATCCTCTCTGGAACAATGGATAAATTCAAGACG GTATTCGAGACTAAATCAAGCCGAAGGATGTTTACACTTGTGGCTTCATTTGTGGTTGGTTTCCTAGTCATATATTATCTAACTAGGTAA